DNA sequence from the Fimbriimonadia bacterium genome:
CATCTATAGAACGCCGGAAGGGCCACGCCAACAGGTGGCGGTGCGAGTGACCTATCGTGGCGAGCCTACCAAAGCATACATCTCGGTGGACGGAGCGACTCCCATGACGGCCGACATCCACTCGGGGGCGCAGACGCTGCGGGCGATGATCTCCGCGGCAGCATCTCCACGCACAGTGGGCATCGAGATCCGAACGGAGTCGGGCATGGCAGCCGACCAACAGGCCGACATCGAGCCAGTCCGCCAATGGGACGTGTACATTCTTCCCCACTCCCACGTGGACGTCGGTTATACGAGCCACCAAAGTGTTGCACTGAAGACCCATCAGAAGAACATATTAGACGCGGCCCTGCTGGCAAAGGCTACGAGCAATTATCCCGAAGGCGCGCGCTTCCGATGGAACTGCGAGACCTTTTGGGCGCTGGACGACCTGCTTCACACGACCGGCGACTCGGAGTGGCAGGAGATCGCGCCGTGGCTATGGAACGGGTCCATCCACCCCGACGCCTCCTATGCCCATCTGCTCTCCGGTCTGGCTCGGCCCGAGGAGCTGCTGAGGAGCTTCCGCATGTCCCGTATGCCTGGCCCGAGGAGCGTGCCTCATTCGGATGCAGCGATGCTGGTGGACGTGCCCGGCGCGAGCTGGGGCATGGTAACCGCAATGGCACACGCGGGTATCCGGTACCTGCTCTTAGCACCTAACAACTCGGATCGCATAGGACGTGTTAGGGTAGCGTGGGAGAACAAGCCCTTCTACTGGGTGTCGCCCTCCGGCAAAGAAGAGGTGCTGGTTTGGCAGACGGAACCCTATTCGCTCGGGACTTTTCTGAAGACGGGACCCAACGGGTGGGGGTACTCCAACGTGGACACGCCACCCGAGCCCATCCGTAGCCACGACCCGATGAAGCACTTCCTCGAGCCGTGGCTGTTTGAGAAGCTGTCGGCCCTCGAGCGGGAGCAATTCCCTTATGACATGCTACTGATAACGTGGGCTTTAGCCGACAACTCACCGATTGACCCCGATCTCCCCGATGCCGTACGCCGCTGGAACGAGATGTATGAGTCGCCTAGGCTGGTGATTGCCACCACCTCCGAAGCGATGCGTGCATTCGAGCGTCGGCATGGGAGCCGGGTACCCCACATCAGCGGTGACTATTCGCCTTACTGGGAGGAGGGTGCGGCATCCAGCGCACGTGAGACCGCTCTCAACCGGGCCTCCGCCGACCGGTTAGTGCAAGCCGAGACGCTGTGGGCGATGCTCGACCCGGACAAGTACCCTTCCCACGACTTCCTGGATGCGTGGCGCAATGTACTACTATACACCGAACACACGTGGGGGGCGCACTCCAGCGTGTGGGATCCTGACAGTGACTTCGTGCGAAAGCAGTGGGAGACGAAGCAGCGGTTTGCGCTGGACGCGGACGAGCAGTCTCGTCGTTTGCTGAGCCAGGCGCTTAGTGAAAGGGATGGTAACGACCGGCGTGAGATCGATGTGTTCAATACCTCGTCCTGGGCACGCACGGATCTCGTATCACTCCCTCGCGACTGGTCGCTCGCGAGGGACCGCGTGGAAGATGCCGATGGCAAGCCAGTTCCCTCCCAGCGCCTTTCGAGCGGCGAGCTGGTGTTCATCGCCTCGGACGTGCCGGCCTTAGGTGCGAAGCGCTTCCGAGTCGTAGCGGGCGAGCCTTACGTGGCGCAGACTGCTACCGCCGAGGGTCTCTCCGTCCAGAACGACACCTACCGTGTCACCTTGGACGAAGTCACCGGAGACATTGCCAGCATCCTGCGGATTGAAGACGGACGGGAGCTGGTGGACGGCTCACAGCCGTATCGTTTCAACCAATACCTGTACGTTCGAGGAGCAGATATCGAGGGTGCGAGCACCTCCGGCACTCCCAAGATCGAGGTGGTCGAGCGCGGCCCACTGGTTGCCACATTGCGCGTCATCTCAGCCGCGCCCGGAGCCAGGTACCTGGTGCGAGAAGTGCGTGTAATGGCGGGCATGGACCGCGTGGACATCATGAACAAGGTCTGGAAGCGACCGGTGCGCGAGAAGGAGGGCGTGCACTTCGCATTCCCTTTCTCGGTCGAAGGTGGGCAAGTACGCTTCGACACGGCATGGGCCGTCGTGACGCCGGAGACGGTTCAGCTTCCGGGTGCTAACAAGAACTTCCTCAGCGTGCAGCGCTGGGTAGACGTGTCGAATACCTCGCACGGCATCACGTTAACGACCTCCGACGCCCCGCTGATCGAGCTCGGCGGCCTGTGGGGGAATCTGATCGGGAGCCAGACCAATCCGGAAGCGTGGCTCGAGAAGCTGACACCGACGCAGACGATCTACTCGTGGGTGATGAACAACCACTGGCACACGAATTATCGGGCAGACCAGGAAGGAGAAGTCACAT
Encoded proteins:
- a CDS encoding glycoside hydrolase translates to MELIAAMVVVPALWSIGVSDDTSMGLAHAPSAYREFSGDAYYVVGTSRPERDWPYVHPGPSDAWAGSTSHTFTVWFGLEARPALDCTLVLDLLDTHGSVPPQLLVDLNGVRIADVQTPHGSGDERALEGDFGRGKSFVSEVRLPHEHLTEGDNVLTITNAKGSWVVYDSLRMEAPDGTTLKQVTPHLSVEVLPTRAVIYRTPEGPRQQVAVRVTYRGEPTKAYISVDGATPMTADIHSGAQTLRAMISAAASPRTVGIEIRTESGMAADQQADIEPVRQWDVYILPHSHVDVGYTSHQSVALKTHQKNILDAALLAKATSNYPEGARFRWNCETFWALDDLLHTTGDSEWQEIAPWLWNGSIHPDASYAHLLSGLARPEELLRSFRMSRMPGPRSVPHSDAAMLVDVPGASWGMVTAMAHAGIRYLLLAPNNSDRIGRVRVAWENKPFYWVSPSGKEEVLVWQTEPYSLGTFLKTGPNGWGYSNVDTPPEPIRSHDPMKHFLEPWLFEKLSALEREQFPYDMLLITWALADNSPIDPDLPDAVRRWNEMYESPRLVIATTSEAMRAFERRHGSRVPHISGDYSPYWEEGAASSARETALNRASADRLVQAETLWAMLDPDKYPSHDFLDAWRNVLLYTEHTWGAHSSVWDPDSDFVRKQWETKQRFALDADEQSRRLLSQALSERDGNDRREIDVFNTSSWARTDLVSLPRDWSLARDRVEDADGKPVPSQRLSSGELVFIASDVPALGAKRFRVVAGEPYVAQTATAEGLSVQNDTYRVTLDEVTGDIASILRIEDGRELVDGSQPYRFNQYLYVRGADIEGASTSGTPKIEVVERGPLVATLRVISAAPGARYLVREVRVMAGMDRVDIMNKVWKRPVREKEGVHFAFPFSVEGGQVRFDTAWAVVTPETVQLPGANKNFLSVQRWVDVSNTSHGITLTTSDAPLIELGGLWGNLIGSQTNPEAWLEKLTPTQTIYSWVMNNHWHTNYRADQEGEVTFRYSLRAHDAYDSAAATRFGVEASSPLIVAPAAPGKRLSLPFGVQAEGTIVTALKPSDIGRGWILRLYAASGQDEKVRILWKDGRARGVWTTDACEMPMGPSSGEITVPAWGVRTLYIER